The following coding sequences lie in one Cydia strobilella chromosome 16, ilCydStro3.1, whole genome shotgun sequence genomic window:
- the LOC134748435 gene encoding protein NDRG3-like yields the protein MPTTTKHENIALLNMMSSDNLDDDLKSVQLHFPSDRRLQSDGACVEELVRTSRGDLLVAVRGDRSKRAILTYHDLGLNYAANFQAFFNFVDMRPILEQFCIYHVNAPGQEEGASPLPEDYTYPTIDELASQIDFVLGHFGIRSFIGFGVGAGANILARYALVNPQKVDALALINCTSTQAGWTEWLYQKINTRQLRSSGMTQSALDYLMWHHFGRSTEDRNHDLAHVYKDCFTHVNPINLSMFIDAYLRRTDLGIARDTDTIKVPVLNMTGALSPHVDDTVTFNGRLEPSKTSWLNISDVGMVLEEQPSKIAEAFRLFLQGEGYCR from the coding sequence atgccgacGACAACGAAGCATGAGAACATCGCTCTCCTGAACATGATGTCTTCGGACAACCTGGACGATGATCTGAAGAGCGTCCAGCTTCATTTTCCATCGGACCGGCGATTGCAGAGTGACGGCGCATGCGTAGAGGAGCTGGTGAGGACGTCCCGCGGAGACCTGCTGGTGGCCGTGAGGGGAGACCGCTCCAAGCGCGCCATACTCACCTACCATGACCTTGGCCTCAACTACGCAGCCAATTTCCAGGCGTTCTTCAACTTCGTGGACATGAGACCTATTCTTGAACAGTTCTGCATCTACCACGTAAACGCTCCTGGACAAGAGGAAGGGGCATCGCCGCTGCCTGAAGATTACACCTATCCCACCATAGATGAACTCGCATCACAGATTGATTTCGTCCTAGGCCATTTTGGTATAAGGTCATTCATCGGCTTCGGAGTAGGAGCCGGTGCGAATATTTTAGCCCGATATGCTCTAGTTAATCCTCAGAAAGTGGATGCGCTCGCGTTGATCAACTGCACTTCTACACAAGCCGGATGGACGGAGTGGCTTTACCAGAAGATTAACACGCGGCAGCTACGATCCAGCGGGATGACGCAGAGTGCGCTGGATTACCTCATGTGGCATCATTTCGGGCGCAGCACCGAAGACCGTAACCACGATTTAGCACACGTTTACAAAGATTGCTTCACACACGTGAACCCGATTAACCTCTCGATGTTTATTGACGCTTATCTTCGTCGCACCGACTTGGGGATAGCGCGAGACACGGACACAATCAAGGTGCCCGTCCTCAACATGACGGGTGCGTTGTCCCCGCACGTGGACGACACTGTCACCTTCAATGGCCGCTTGGAGCCATCGAAGACTTCATGGTTGAACATTTCTGATGTCGGAATGGTTCTTGAGGAGCAACCTAGTAAGATTGCGGAGGCTTTCAGGCTGTTCCTTCAGGGAGAAGGTTACTGCAGGTAG
- the LOC134748538 gene encoding uncharacterized protein LOC134748538, with protein MRWSVRWTPLPELSQRFTLMLWRATRELEKKLNGPQKEPYVYVIENDELLSGVDYKFNVTASNSDGEETTKTFHINNVKGDQLLENLEGRTDMLSIILVGGEETYADVEFMMDALVTTCHPTQDYYFEWSAESAGHKIAASPGGRMELPAYSLRAGLTYLVTCRVVSSAGELITQNSLPLTVLQRTFEVYLSIDYLEISVNTAFALESTVLNHDYFGDSFSYQWACSYEGEDCSFFESIDSGTLNLESGLPTAGMYKITLTVNIHNDFASVSAVIVAVQHVSPVIQVLQVIPKYAVIYFLVLVEATP; from the exons ATGCGCTGGTCGGTACGCTGGACGCCTCTTCCAGAATTGTCACAGCGGTTTACCCTCATGCTGTGGCGAGCGACGCGGGAGTTGGAGAAGAAATTAAACGGACCGCAAAAGGAACCTTACGTCTACGTCATAGAAAACGATGAG CTCCTTAGCGGCGTCGACTACAAATTCAACGTGACAGCATCAAACTCAGACGGTGAAGAAACCACCAAGACCTTCCACATCAACAACGTGAAAGGCGACCAGCTGCTGGAGAACCTGGAGGGACGGACGGACATGCTGTCCATCATATTGGTCGGTGGAGAGGAGACGTATGCTGATGTCGAGTTTATGATGGATGCGCTGGTCACTACTTGTCATCCAACGCAGGATTATTAT TTCGAATGGTCAGCTGAAAGCGCGGGTCACAAAATAGCCGCATCGCCGGGCGGCCGAATGGAGTTGCCCGCATATTCGCTCAGAGCCGGCCTGACCTACCTCGTCACGTGTCGGGTTGTGAGCTCGGCCGGGGAACTCATTACTCAG AACAGTCTGCCCCTCACGGTTCTGCAGCGGACGTTTGAGGTGTATTTAAGCATAGACTATTTAGAAATCAGCGTCAATACTGCATTCGCTTTGGAGTCTACTGTACTGAATCACGACTACTTTGGAGATTCCTTTTCA TACCAATGGGCATGCTCTTACGAAGGAGAAGACTGTAGTTTCTTTGAAAGCATTGATAGCGGTACATTGAATTTGGAAAGCGGTTTGCCAACTGCAGGAAT GTACAAAATCACCCTCACCGTAAACATCCATAATGACTTCGCGTCCGTCAGTGCTGTCATTGTTGCCGTTCAACATGTTTCACCAGTGATACAGGTATTACAGGTGATACCTAAGTATGCAGTCATATATTTCTTAGTTCTCGTAGAAGCTACGCCGTAG